The segment ATCGTCGGATTTTTTCTCAATCTTCGCTCCGTTTCTCCGTTTAATCTCACAGCTGGGAATTACATTTTAGCGGCTCTGGATTATATGCATAAACATTACGGCAGTCGTGTACAATTACAGACATTTGTGCAAATATAGAAACAATTATTTAGAAATGATAGACGGaaaattttctcaaatttttaaattatatttaatagttATTTTAGGTTTGACAAACGCcgcgataaaagaaatatatttaaatagaGAGTAGTTATCTGTAGTTGCAATAACATAGTCAGCGAGTACAATTTTTCACTTTactttaatttttgttaattctTCAGAActctttcaataaaaaaaaaagaactcgcTCCTTCCTGTCATTTATATTCTATAgcactttctttcccatacaatTCACAGTCTACTGACAAACTTGATTTATTCGTATAAATTATAAAGAAGTATTGACTTTTTCGATTGATCATAGGTGTAAATGTAGAGAAGAAACGTTGACATTACAAAAAGGAGGCCAAAAGTGGTGTGCGATTATCTAAATATAGCATTGTGTCGTCGAAAGTAATTTAACCGAATCCACTAATTGTtaaaaatcattgaaaaattcCGTTCGCCGTTCTTTCTAACGGGAAGTGTACACGGGAGTTGACGTtcgttttcaatgaaaaattcaaagaCGACGAAAGGACTTACTGCACAAGAAAAGCGTTCCAAAAACGAGGATCAGAAGAGTCATGGCTGAACGGGGAGAAAAAAGGGTTCCGCACTTTCTTTCACAAGAAAACAAAACCTCTTCTCGCACTACCGGCACTGACTCTCGAATGTGCTACCTTTGAAATGCGAATACTCTGTTACGGTCGGTGGTCAAGTGAGCACTGTCGGCTGCTTGCCGGCTATGTTAAATAAGAGTCCACCACTTTTATTTCGCGGTAGCCTATCGACTCTGGACAAATTTCATAGCTAGCGGAGATGAGACTCGCCGGCCAGGTCAGCTGCGTGATCATGAGAAACCCATCAATGGGATAGTAATCTCGATGGTGTTGTTTCCCCGTGACTCACAAAGGAACTGCGGTAACCCAAAATCCCCGATTCTTCGAAACTAAGCTGGTTCCGGGAAGTCCTCTATAGATATCTAGCGGttccttcaaattttttcgttcTTCGGGGGAACACGCACCATTCCCACCTCAAAGCCAAGCTTACaacataataatttattaaaacgtTGTAGTAAAAATATGAGACGCGAATAACTTTTTCCCGTATTTTTATGTAGCATAAGGCATACAATTTTTAAGCTGCATGGTTCATTAAGGTACCTTTAATATTCTCGATCATCAGATGTTATGCTTCTAAATGTTTGCGTATGGCGAATCGAAAAGAAAATGTTCTAATGTAAAAAATCTATCAGTAAATCCTTGTCTTTTAGTCATTTTGGTCTTAATTTAATCTGTAAAGTACACTGAAAAATTGTTCATATTCGTTAAGACGATCGGTACATACAGAGAAATAGGAGAAAACGAATTTTGGTGTTTCATTTTAGTGTTTGAGATGCAAAAATGAAACGGAAGCATAAAAAAGGTAATTACGTGTGCTTTATCGAGGCGGTCCACAGTTTCGAGACGCAAACAAAGTTCCCTCTTAATGAATAATTAAAATACGTAAAAACTATTCTGGGGATCGATAGAGATCCGATTCGACGTAAACTTATTCATATTCCGGCGGTAGTTCAATGACTTCATTGTTTATCGCGTCTCCGATTATAAACATTCCGGAATAGTCGCGGGAAAGATCTCGTATTCACAGGGGAGTGATACTTTGCATATAAGTGGAGTGGAACGGTTCAAATAATAATTACTTGGTACATAGTTGCATTACGAGATGGATCATCCATCGGGTTCTGAATGCCCCGGTGCATTCGCAAACGACATAGACAACTATGCGCGCGTATTAATTGATATTCGTGGTGATTCGAGCAATCATTTAACTCTCGGTTTTACGGAAAATACggctttgaattttaattgtgCGCGGCATTCCTTCGATTACTTGTCATTTGCGATGGCCGGTTTCCCGCGTTGCCTTTAAACTTCCTGGCCGTGTAACAATAAATCTTAAACAATGATTTTTTACGAAAGCTAACTGGTTCTTTCGCTAACACGCTCAAATGCGTATATCGGTTTGATTTGTCGAGAATATACCGTGGCTTGTAAccatagacaatttttatctaattttactcgtctcctcctcctcttccagTAACGTTACGAGTATGTTAATTCTTTCTGTACGAATACAAGGGTTACGCGAGATCTTCATCGTTATGTAAGCCCTTGATTAATCAGACGAAAAGAACTTGTCCCATTACGGGTCCCTACGGTGCGCGACAGCCGACTACAGTATTTCTTGCAACATAAAGCCAATACGGTGCCGTTAGCTTCCGTTCACGATTTTCTTTCACGCTCAGATTTGTGAAGCCTTCGGACTTCGTTGTTCGGCTCTTTGTTGTACTGCTACCGAACATTACCTCATCATTGCACTAGACATTGGATCGATAGCCCTGTACTTCACGAGCGGAACGTCGATCGTCATTGCCCTTACGCACTAGAACCAAAAAATTCGTCATTTTGATAGATCTTCGCAATTCCACTGTACCAAGTCAAATGtcttctcttcttttttcgagagagagagaagaaaaagcTTTTTGAAGCTGTTTCGAAAACGCAAGAGTTGGTGGTGCAATCACCGATTGCAGTGTGGAATCGATTCGATTTGTTTATCTTCTAGCAACCGGTGTGAAATACCGGCATTAACTGCAGCTGGCTCAACGAGGAGGAGTTGTAATGTTTCATGAAGGTCGCCTTCTTTGATCCGTTTCGGAATGTAAAGATTTCATAGAACCACCAGTAAGACCGTCAGACCCAATTTCGCCAGTATTTTATATAATTCCCACTGAAATTGCTATTGTGTAAATAAAGTGCTCGTTTGAGCAAGATATTTGGAAAGATGGCCGGGGCAAGGAGGCGGGTTCTTTCGCGGAAGGTCAACAAGATAATTATTCTTTTCAACGATTTGACAGGTCAgatacaattttctattttcggaCTACTTTTTTTGGCATTTTTTAACACAGACAGATCTCTGCTCGGGTGGatatatagactgcggattttatgcatttattattattattattttattttatgacaaaaatgagtaggtgtaatttgaaacattggaagaatttaaaaataccgttatattattttcaacctattaaacgtattaagaaagaataaatttccatttcactcgagtttgttgcaattcaggcagaaagatttttattttgcataaagatccgctgtccagtGATACATTTCTGAATCAACAACGAATACCCTCCCGAGATGAGTCACGGTGGTAGTATTCTAAATGGAAAAAAGTATGAATATGATAATTTTTGATAGACCTTCCTGATTACAAACAAAGGATAAAAGTATTGCTGAGTTGTAACAAAGAGTCTTTTAGCAAGTGGATTTGTACGATAAAATAACTTcgttcgaaaaatataaaacatacaaaacaaacTTATGAAACTACGGTCATGCATTATGTATAATACGTTTGAGCATAGATTGTTTGTATGAATTTTTAAACGTGTACAGGGGTATTGGGAACATGACATTTCAAGTTTGTTGTTgtacaataaaaatgtataatattGAAACAGTCGTAATTCAGGAATTGCGATAtatacaaaattaattaaacagCTGTGTATatcgtttaaatttaacttttattAATCCTGTTGATCAGTATATTATCGTTTCTATACAAAAGTCCGTGAAATGAGCTCGCTGTTATGTTATCTTCCCTTTAGTATCAAGCAACATTGAAGATATTTTTGTACTATTGAGACATTGCGTATATTTAGACCGATATAAAATCAGTTCTTAAGACAATAGCACTTTGTACTGTGTACTATTATTGGAGACGTGCCTAAAATTAATAATCGGTGTACGTTATTGTAAAAATAACTTGatgaataatttcaaaataccaaagtATATATTTCAATTCAAAACATGTCGTTCGTTCAATTTTTCTGTGAACTGTTTCGATTGCCAGGAAACATCTGTATCGTTGCAGTCTCATGGATTCGTAGAACGGCTCCGGAAACCCATTGTACCGTTGCTCGATTCGAATCTCGCTCGCTCGATTGATCATCGCGTTCCACAGATGTCGCCAGTGATCGGTCGACGAGCGAACATTTTTACGAGTTTCCCTCCTGTTCACGACGCCGCTTTGTTAACGGACACACATATCTCCGGGAGGACAGAGATGATCTCTTCCTGCGCGGATTGTGGGATAGCCATTAAAATGCTGACGGACTAGCATGCATTGTGGACCGGCCTGCGCGAGTCGACCAAACGAGAACACGCTTGTGAGTCGGTGGGTACGTTTTCACGAAATGTGACAAAGcaacaaaaacaaaacaaaaaaaaataaaccatCGGGGCAAAGTGGCGATACGCAACAAGAGGGACACGCAAATGTACGATGTCGTCGACATCGGCGTTGTTTGTACGCCGATCTCGATCCTGACTGCATTCGAACGAGCCAACGATTCTGTAGAAAGAAACTGCACCGAAAGAATTCCGTAGCAACAGGAAAAGAACCGAATCAAAAGGAATCGTTTCTAAGAGGGGGGTAAAGACCGTTTCCGCGTGAAACAGGGAACAGTGAAATCGTTATTCTTTACTCTGTTGTTCACAAAACCGAATCTGACGCACTCGGCCGCAATTCTCTGAAAGAAACAACTCTCGGGGACGGACGACGAAAAGGAAGAGCTGTTTCGACGACACGGCACGCGCGCGCTTTTTTCCGGATACGATTTACGCGTGTGTGTGCGCTGTACAGATTCCCTCCGCGACGTCGCGTCGTTCGGATGGCACACCGCGACGTTAGAGAGGACAGAGAACGGTTTCTTTTCTCCCCTATTGGCTGACGAATACCCGTTACGATTGTGCTGCCATCACGGTCGAAAACGAGAAGGGATTGCACCGAGCAAGTGAGAAAGTACATACGCCATAGACGAGGTACATGGTAGACCAACCATCTAATATACTTTTCTGTTACACACCCTGCGATGCCTGACGTTACCGACAATTTGTAAATATAAACTTGTTAGTGGGATTCAAGTGTTTTCTACGGTTCTTTTCAACTGTGGGAAACATTAAACTCATACGGCGCTAGtgatgggcattatcgactaattattatttagttactacatactatcgaatatttagtcgatagtttttagtcggctgaaatttcgttttagtggttacgtctagattgcgggctatagtctatgcctacgtatatcacatatatagtttatatcgcataaatagcaataagattttaacatctaatatgaattaaagtattgaaatatctattacatatttcattacttgcatatttgcacgtcctgtcataatcatgtatttctaaccttttcgtttcatcgtgtgacactgacatttgaaatttcaagatggcgacgtgtaaaacagtcgactgaaaatagtaacccaaccactactaaattcagtcgatagtttaaaaaatcagtcgactgaaaatagtagttggctactatcgatttagtcgatCGTGCCCATCACTATACGGCGCGTATATTTGAACGATGGAAATAGCCTTCATGAAATCTAATGTTAGACAAACACAGTTTAATGGATTTGCATATACATCTTTACATATAAATTTGCCTTATTTCTGTCTGTACGCGGTAGTTAGTCCTTTCTGAAAATAAATCAGAGACTGCAAAATCTTCCTTCCTTCCGTAGGCGCAAGAAAAAGTCGATTTTTAGCATTGCCGGTATTTCAGACTGTGCCAGAAATCCTCATACGGTGGTTGGTCTAGGTTTTACTTAGTTCGTGGGTTCCATGAAAACTCGCTTGCTTTGGTACTGCCACCGTCGCTCATCGTGTCTTCTCTCTCTCGAAGATCTGCGCGCCGACGGTTGCGCAGTGGAGTGGTGGGGATAGAAAACGTGACGCCGGAGAGGTCGGGAAACGCGACGCCGCGGAGGGAATAGTGTAGTTACACGAGTGTAGTGCGCCGCGTCGGACAGAGACAGAGCCATAGAGAACGTGCCAGGAACGAGAGTGACAACCTAATCAAAGAAGAAACGAGAGAGAACGTTCGACGGTGGAACGGAGCGAGAACGAGAGTATTAGCAAGGGTCGCGAGGAGAAGGAAGGGATCTCCGTCAAAATGTCGCTGAAAACACCAACGCGGATACATTGATTGCTTTTCGTCATTTAACAGGGGGTACGTGATCTTATTCAAGATTTCCTCGCgcctttttcttctctctcgtCTAGCCGTTCCAACGACGGACAGATCGGGAACCCACAAAAACCGTACCGCAGCTTCTTCGAAGCTTACAAAGAGAGAAAAGTCATAGGTGCATCGATTGCGCACGGTCACCCGGTTTCCCTCTGTTTCCATCGAATACACCTTTCGGTAAAATAATACGTTTTCAGACGGTAAAGAGGAGATTCGGATACCCCCTTTTCGACGACCGAAACACAATCGAAACGAGGGACCGGTTTCGTTCCCATAGGGATTCGAAAAAGAGCGTTCGAAAACGGAGTTTCAGTTACCGATTCAGATTAAGAGTATATTTGtgtctttcttttattttttatttttttttttattatttaataatttgaaaattgacGTGCTCGGATCCAGGTGCTGCTCGAAACTGGAGTATCTGACTGCTGTGAATAGTGAATAGTTGAAGTGAGAGTATATCAAACAGTATTTTGATGCATCACATGAAAACTTGAGCAAAAATCTTTAGACACTGCAGAGGATGGATTTGTTGTTGGTTTACACTTTAGAATGCTATATGCaatatttcaaagaattttatTGGTGTGTTTGAAAATTCGATAACATAATGTGCTCCATAGTAGAGTCACTCTAGAATACAATTATTTAGTAGAGAACAACTAGAAAAATCTGTTTTAAGACTCACATTGGTACATCATGGAGCTGAACTCAAATTCCACTGTTCTGCTTTTTGCAGCGGCAAGTTTCTTATAGAATGCACACCTGTCGTTAGTTTAGCTATTTTCTAGAATTACAAGAGTGTAAGTAAAGTTTATTCTGCTAAATATAACTAGAATCTAAGCAGTACGTCTTTAACTACTATCATGTCTCCTTCCTCTTCACTTTCCATAACATATTTCTATTTCATTGGTTAGATATGAAAAACGCGTAATACAGTTCGTTTTAATAAAGCTTTTTTGCTGTACAAGTTCTCAGAATACATGTAACAAAATGATGCTGATTTACATATACTTTCTTATTCACTATTTACTATGTAGTGTGACAAGTGTTGACCAGGTTTATACTCCTTCTGAGCCTAATTTTCAAGagtttttaaacatttcgggTATTCCCAAGTGAACAAGAAGTCATCATGTTTGTACTCCGTACTCCAATAttgtaaacaaaaaatgttgtatttcactCTCATTATTCTAATAAAACTCAGTTTCATTCTTCACGTTCTCCAGCAAAATATGTAGTACTGTGGTGTTTGTGTTCTCGTCATTGTGCATCTTTCGAAGATGTTATGGTTTCGACACGTATTTCGGTTTCAAAATTTCTTCGGCTTCGATTTGTGTCGGTATTTCTCTATAATTTCGTCGTGCGTGTTATGTGCACAACACGCTACGGCCATTTCGTTACGGTGGCGggtaaatacatatattattatgcCCATCTGTTCGTATTCGTTGCATATCTTTATTTCCTGATCATCCTGCATCATCGACGAAGCCATTCGCTGCCTGTACACCATGCATTTGTTATCGTCGAAAGTAACCCCAACCTCTAGggtattttttttataattcagAGTTTTGATTTCTCGCGAACAAGCTCGAACTTGAGAAGAAACGAGGGACGAGATTGTAATTTCCGTGTCGCGCCAGGGATTTTGTTAATGTCGTTACTATCGCTGTTAATAGCCGCCGTTTGTGTTTCCTCGCTTTCCAAAAATCTACAGAAACGGCCGGTTCGCGTATGAAATTCTTACGAAAAATCTCGGCAGGTTACATCGCGGATTTTGTTTTTCCATCGATATCGTGAAGAAATCTCGACGAGTTATTTCAACATAATTCTTCGTCGAACAATTCAGGCCAGAGTATATAGACCGCGTTCTGAAAAATTTCTAGAACTAGCGGGAAATTTTGCTAGCagtgaaattaaaaaaactCTTTGTCTTTACTATCATTTTGATATTATCGTTCGAATGTACTATCTTTTGGAAAagtttaaataattgaatagaaGTGTACACTGCACACACGGTTTTAACTGTTTATTTTATGCGAATATGAATGTAtacattgttcgaatttttgtaaataattttgtgAATGTGTAGTTGAACATTTGGGTTTTGTCAGATATTTGCCAGATGTGACTATAAATTAACAGGTACGTAAAATGTACACGGATAACAGAATAATATGATCGGCAATGTTAttgatatttaaatatttattgattttttgAAACCTAGGTAGCTATACTATTTTCCTGATTAGTTGTGCAGTGATATactataaaatagaaaaattcttGAATAATTGTTTGTACGTTAAAATTATCAGGTACATTTCCCCCGAATTGTAACAAATCATGTTTCAGGTTTCTGGTGAAGCTGATTACctgaaacattaaaaatatggTATCGACTCGTCAGTCGAGTAACATGGGGGGAAGTAATGGGGGTGGACCAGTTGCTGAAGTTGCAGATGTTAGTTCATCGAGAAGAAATCAATCTGTAACGATGGCTAGTTCTTATAGTGGAGTAACAGTTTCGGAACCACCCACCTGTAGTAATTTAAATCTTCTGGATTTACCTGTTGAAATTCTCGAAAAGATTTTCAGCTATCTGGATTACAATACCGTAGCTCATTTACGACCAGTAagtagaaattttaattatcgTTGTAGTTGTTGTAAATTGGCAGAATAGTCACATAACTTagttaattaaaatattaacttttTATACTTGCTTGCTTGCAGGTGTGTCATCAAATGGATCGTGTTTGTGGATCAATATTGAACTCCACATTTCAAAAACTTCAAGCACAAATGTTAAATCGTTTTCATGCAATTAAAGCACAGATGCCAAGACGTGAATCAGCACGTCGTAATCATCCACTAGCTTGCGAATCGGACATAATCGAAACGCTCCACATGCGACTCACATTATTGCAGATGAGTTTTGGCAAGCACATTGAACGTAAACATTGTTGTTTTTTTCCTGGAGAGGTAacttaaatttctttttccataCGCTGTAGAACGAAAAATGTACCTCCACCATTCGGTATATAAGAAAATTAAGTTGCAATTATGTTTTAGATTTTAGATGAAGTTTATCgtattttacattacataaAAATTAGTCCAAAATTAGCCAGGCCGTACAAAGTTACAGATGAGTTATTTGATTTAAGTACTATGGCTATGGAGTACTTTAAGGAACGCATAGAGCCAACATTACCAGAAATTCCATACTTTGGAGCAGATTTCTTAGATCTTGCCGGAACATTTTCATGTAAGCAGAACATTCGAACttataaaatgattttaaacaatGGGAATCGTTTATTTTACGATACGTTTTACGTAAATGGTTACAGCTTCTAGTAATGTGAACAAACCATTCATATGTCTGGACTCGGCACCTCTAACTGTTGGAAGCGGCAAGGCTGGAAGCAATAGTGGGGAAGAAGGCTCTCCTCCACATTCTTCAGACGATCCTGTCCTTTTGGAGTCGAATGTATCACCTCCACAATCGAATATGGTGTTACGAAAAAGAATTCGTAAGATCAAGCAAGGCATGAAGCGGTACAATAGTCAGTTAACATTAATGCGTAGAGATCTGAGGAGTTGCAAAGCAAAAATAGCGGAGCAGCAGAAACAGATCGTCGAATACGCTACGCGTCTCGACGAGAATGACAAGAAGAACGAAGAGACTTCACGGAAATTTAGTACGCTCCTACAGGTATTTACGAAGGTACACTTAGTACTCATAAGCATAATGTGTGACAGAAGAGATGTATGTTCACGCGCATACAGGCTTCATGTCATTTAGATATGTGTTGTGATAATTGGATTTACTTAGACCCGaaggtaaaattattaaaaatctttaTGTACCGCGAATTCAGTGATTTTTAATATCGGTATGTATTTATTGCGCAGGAATTGAACAAATGTAAAACAGAGCTTCAGTACTGGCGATCGAAATCTCCAGCGATACCCGTGTGCGTGGTATGCGGCCAATCTGTGTTGGCACCGTCAGAGGATGTACCGGTTCAAAGTAATCAAGGGGTAGCACCGGAGACAGCGAATGAAGAGTTAGACTTCATTCCCATAGTTGACTCGCAGAGTCCTACCGAAGTGGCTCCGCAGCTGCCAATTATACAACAGCCTTCACCGCCACCGCCGACAGATGAAATGGCACCACCGAAGGCTCCCGTGCCTTCGTTATCCACAAAACGGAAATCCACATCAGAGGAAACACCTAGCGACGCCGGGAAGAAACCTCGTCGCACTGCCAAGTCACGTCAGGTCAAACGTTCGAAAATATAAATCGATTCTGATCATGGTACAAAAATATTGAACTAACATCCTTGCTGAGTTTTCGGGATATGAGAGGCATCTCGGTTCGAAGAGGCTGCCGCGTGTCCTCTCGCGCGCCCAGCGAGCGAACGATCTTAGAAAAGTACAAAATTCTTTCCTGAACGTCCTGCATTTCGCGCAACGAACCTcgtttttgaaaattatagcCACGTCGGTTGCCGCGCGATGGGGATTGACGCGATTAATTTTCCTATTTTTCTTACGGACGGATTCGTTACGCACGGTGACATCTACAAATATTCTAAATGATAGCTGATCGTTCCTGCTCGCTCGCGATGCGACACGCTCAGGCGAGATCTTTTACTTTCACGAGAGAGTCCTTTCGATTATTGTTTTCACGATGGTATACACAAGGATAAAGCAAGCGTTGAAATTTATGTGATACTTTCAATTTATATCAAGCTGTAGAGCAGATCAAACATCGTGACGGTGGTGATATACAGAAGTTGATGTTTTGTATCTCTTGAATGCAAACAATGCACTGATTTACCATTTATCGTAAACGTTTCCGATATgtgcttttttcttttcttttcttttcttttttactaTAACGATCTTTCTGTTCGATACGTCCGATTCGTAATTGTTGAACTAGATGCCGGTTAGACAATACAGAACCAAATGCATGAATGCAGTATCAGGTACGCTGAATAGTTTTTGCCGATTTTTGTTAGTTGTAATCTCTCGAATTTgtataaaaacaaatataaatatatttaaaaacatacaaaaaaaaaaacacacacaatttaaatatgttttttCCTTAATTTTTCACAGAGAAAACGACAAAAACTGTTTAGGGTACTTAATATTTGGTGATCAAGCGAGACTAAAGTCTTTATattaaacacgatacaattgaaGTTCGATGTTTTAAACTTCTGAAGAAATTCCAATTGCACATATGTTACTGTTTAGTAAATCGTTCAATTAATGAAACAAAATCACTGTACGTGATTATTGCAGAGATAAGGGAACGATGGTCTTGTCTatgtagaaatttttatttaaaatttcgaGTAAACATTCGACATGATTctagcaaattttattttacagtatCAATAAATAAGTACCTGAGGGGACTGACTGGAAATAGTTCGCGCAGGTACTCCAACGTTCATCAATATTCATATCAATTTTCTATTTGATCTAAATCTGCTCAATTCAAAGGAAGGAAATAATCATTTacctttgaaacggtttgtgtATACCACTTACGCTACCATgagtttcattacataaaaaTGGATAGTGAAAAGTTTAATGAATTGTATTGGTTTGTCGCATAATAGTACGTAACATCGATTTATTTTTCTGATATATCATTATATGAATTTATAATGAATTTATAatgaattaaaaacaaaaacacacacacaaaaGGGAAATAAACTAATGTTTAGTGAAGCAGCTCACCATGATGAAATCAAAAACACTTCTAATAATATAAAGTTCTGTGAGCCTTAAAAATGCGATGTTGGGGAGAAAGTGGATTGTAAACGTGAGCAAAACATATGTTAAATACCTTTGACGGGTGTTATTTTGTTTCTAACACGTCCTCCATTTGATTGAGCGATTGTCTCATAGGTTGGCGTATATTGCAATATTAATAGCGCTAGGAAATTATTTATAGGATCAATTTATTTATAGGAAAATGATTGTCagattattttaattaaaataaatttcaacacatcaattttgtaatttatcaatCACGTTGATTAAAAATTTACTGATTCCGCCACCACGTACGTGAAGGAAACGAGATCTAGGAAACAATTGAAcgtattatttaattaaatcgaTTTGAATAATTACTTATCGTTCATCTAATTTCTTGTTGAAAAATCGGACGGATTACCCTGCGCGATGCTCGATGATCGGTCTGTGTAGATTCAATTATTTGATTTGCACCAATCCTAATTAATCTCGGAGATGCATAGTTTGAAATATTGTGAGTTATTATTCATGATtctagtaataaatataaagGATACTGATAATAAGTAAATGatactttattataaatatatatatatttgagtGCGGTAACTTGCCAGGACATGCATACCAAACGAAGCACTTTAGTTTAAACTTTAATGGAACAATAAGATATGATAATTAATGatgaaataattatatatatatatgcatatatataattttttatcgatgTCGAAAATTAATTAGGTGATGAAATAAATACTAGTGAGCAGAGACAgtgaaaaaggaagaaaacGTGTACGTCACAACACACATGGTGTATGAGAGTTAATGATCGAGTCTTAATGAGCGAGTCTTAATGAGCGTgtgatatttaaatgaaaatgaaaaaaaaaatactaaattCAAACTTAATAAGAATTTACGATGTGATGCTTTATCGATTTAACTGCGGGAAAGTGACCTTTATTCAAATAAACTACATGTGGGGCGTTTCTGGCTACAAAAACGATGTGTGAATTTTACTTATTGTTATGTTGAATAGGATTGCGGGGGCGGGCGTAATTGTATCGCCGTGTCGGAAATTTCGAAATGCTTTTGCATTGTATGCTTATAGCGAATGCGTTCTGACAGATTGAGCAAAGAAGAaagcaaacaaaacaaacaaacaaaagtAAACGA is part of the Halictus rubicundus isolate RS-2024b chromosome 10, iyHalRubi1_principal, whole genome shotgun sequence genome and harbors:
- the Dmpd gene encoding F-box protein dampened isoform X2; its protein translation is MVSTRQSSNMGGSNGGGPVAEVADVSSSRRNQSVTMASSYSGVTVSEPPTCSNLNLLDLPVEILEKIFSYLDYNTVAHLRPVCHQMDRVCGSILNSTFQKLQAQMLNRFHAIKAQMPRRESARRNHPLACESDIIETLHMRLTLLQMSFGKHIERKHCCFFPGEILDEVYRILHYIKISPKLARPYKVTDELFDLSTMAMEYFKERIEPTLPEIPYFGADFLDLAGTFSSSSNVNKPFICLDSAPLTVGSGKAGSNSGEEGSPPHSSDDPVLLESNVSPPQSNMVLRKRIRKIKQGMKRYNSQLTLMRRDLRSCKAKIAEQQKQIVEYATRLDENDKKNEETSRKFSTLLQELNKCKTELQYWRSKSPAIPVCVVCGQSVLAPSEDVPVQSNQGVAPETANEELDFIPIVDSQSPTEVAPQLPIIQQPSPPPPTDEMAPPKAPVPSLSTKRKSTSEETPSDAGKKPRRTAKSRQVKRSKI
- the Dmpd gene encoding F-box protein dampened isoform X1, coding for MVSTRQSSNMGGSNGGGPVAEVADVSSSRRNQSVTMASSYSGVTVSEPPTCSNLNLLDLPVEILEKIFSYLDYNTVAHLRPVCHQMDRVCGSILNSTFQKLQAQMLNRFHAIKAQMPRRESARRNHPLACESDIIETLHMRLTLLQMSFGKHIERKHCCFFPGEILDEVYRILHYIKISPKLARPYKVTDELFDLSTMAMEYFKERIEPTLPEIPYFGADFLDLAGTFSSSSNVNKPFICLDSAPLTVGSGKAGSNSGEEGSPPHSSDDPVLLESNVSPPQSNMVLRKRIRKIKQGMKRYNSQLTLMRRDLRSCKAKIAEQQKQIVEYATRLDENDKKNEETSRKFSTLLQVFTKELNKCKTELQYWRSKSPAIPVCVVCGQSVLAPSEDVPVQSNQGVAPETANEELDFIPIVDSQSPTEVAPQLPIIQQPSPPPPTDEMAPPKAPVPSLSTKRKSTSEETPSDAGKKPRRTAKSRQVKRSKI